One segment of Thunnus thynnus chromosome 19, fThuThy2.1, whole genome shotgun sequence DNA contains the following:
- the LOC137170627 gene encoding uncharacterized protein has protein sequence MDSSLLSKTHGEIHQQRPASPALSYVSMMSDQSIYPPISFNSERIHQQRPASPAPSCVSMSSDQSIDPPIRFNSERIHQQRPDSPTPSYVSMKSDQSIDAPLRFNSERMDQESSEVPSDQSSQQHPDLGSIFMLLEESIVNFVKNELKKMQKVLSPDYPECLESQREDEEVLDGEEEEQRRSSREAFLKITLHFLKRIKQEEMADRLQIRTCAAECQYKLKSNLKKRFQCVFEGIAKAGNPSLLNEIYTELYITEGGTGEVNKEHEVRQIEAASRKPDRPETTIRHEDIFKASPGRDEPIRTVMTKGVAGIGKTVLTQKFTLDWAELKANQDMLFTFPFTFRELNVLKEKKYSLVELVHHFFTETKEAGICRFEEFQVVFIFDGLDECRLPLDFHNNEILTDVTESTSVDVLLTNLIRGKLLPSARLWITTRPAAANQIPPECVSMVTEVRGFTDPQKEEYFRKRLRDEEQASTIISHIKTSQSLHIMCHMPVFCWITATVLEDVLKIREGGELPKTLTEMYIHFLVVQSKLKKVKYDGGAETDPHWSPESRKMIESLGKLAFEQLQKGNLIFYESDLTECGIDIRMASVYSGVFTQIFKEERGLYQDKVFCFVHLSVQEFLAALHVHLTFITSGVNLLVEDRTSSQKSETRNKSKLFYQSAVDKALKSPNGHLDLFLRFLLGLSLQTNQTLLQGLLTQTGSSSQTNQETVEYIKKKISENLSAERSINLFHCLNELNDGSLVEEIQQHLRSGSLSTAELSPAQWSALVFILLSSGKDLDVFDLKKYSASEEALLRLLPVVKASNKALLSGCNLSERSCEALSSVLSSQSSSLRELDLSNNNPTISGVELLSAGLKSPNCTLKTLRLSGCNISERSCEALSSVLSCQSSSLRELDVRNNNLTISVEKLLFAALKGPNCTLETLRTYDTTYEDIISKSSLISSGSPDVYQLRPKEEKFGTLTRKTVGEKNLNKKNKTILLVGETGAGKSTLINTLVNYTMGVKFEDNIWFEIVEEEKKRSQSESQTSDVIVYQIFGFEDKTLPFSLTIIDTPGYGDTRGIEHDDIITQRLSNFSRSEDGVHEVDAVGLVMNSTENRVSDRLKYIFDSVTSLFGKDIEKNIVTLMTHSDGITPDNALKALEAANIKCAIDEENQPVHFLFNNRQNKQRTKKTKLPLENAWRVTETGMEEFTDFLEKSKPQQKVQKLEGMKSRVDERTTAGLRTYKDIISKSSLISSGSPAVYQLRPKEEKFGNLTRKTVGEKNLNKKNKTILLVGETGTGKSTLINTLLNYTMGVKFDDNIWFEIVEDKKRSQTESQTPDVIVYQIFGFEDKTLPFSLTIIDTPGYGDTRGIEHDVIVSQRLFDLFRSEDGVHEIDAVGLVLKASEKRLSDRLKYIFDSVTSLFGKDIEKNIVALITHSDGITPEDALKALEDANIKCVKNEKNQPVHFLFDNRQTTQRTEETEFALEFAWKVTGRGMKQFTDFLEKYKPQQKVQKLEGMKSREDERTRAAIRTYNTTYEKIISKSSLSSSGSPAVYQLRPKEEKFGNLTRKTVGEKT, from the exons gatTCATCAGCAGAGACCAGACTCTCCTACCCCCAGCtatgtgtccatgaagagtgaccaGTCCATAGATGCACCGCTACGTTTTAACAGTGAAAG AATGGaccaggagagctcagaggttcccaGTGATCAGTCTTCCCAGCAGCATCCAGACCTGGGCTCCATATTTATG CTTCTGGAGGAGAGCATCGTCAATTTTGTGAAGAatgagctgaagaagatgcagaaagTTCTAAGTccagattacccagaatgcttagagagtcagagggaggatgaggaggtgttggatggtgaggaggaagagcagaggaggagcagcagagaggcatttcTGAAGATTACACTGCACTTCCTGAAGAGAATAAAGCAGGAAGAGATGGCTGACCGTCTGCAGATCA GAACTTGTGCTGCAGAGTGTCAATAtaaactcaagtctaacctgaagaagaggttccagtgtgtgtttgaggggattgctaaagcaggaaacccatCCCTTCTGAATgagatctacacagagctctacatcacagagggagggactggAGAGGTCAATAAAGAACATGAAGTCAGACAGATTGAAGcagcatccaggaaaccagacagaccagaaacaacaatcagacatgaagacatctttaaagcctcacctggaagagatgaaccaatcagaacagtgatgacaaagggagtggctggcattgggaaaacagtcttaacacagaagttcactctggactgggctgaactcaaagccaaccaggacatgctgttcacatttccattcactttcagagagctgaatgtgctgaaagagaaaaagtacagcttggtggaacttgttcatcacttctttactgaaaccaaagaagcaggaatctgcaggtttgaagagttccaggttgtgttcatctttgacggtctggatgagtgtcgacttcctctggacttccacaacaatgagatcctgactgatgttacagagtccacctcagtggatgtgctgctgacaaacctcatcagggggaaattgcttccctctgctcggctctggataaccacacgacctgcagcagccaatcagatccctcctgagtgtgtcagcatggtgacagaggtcagagggttcacagacccacagaaggaggagtacttcaggaagagactcagagatgaggagcaggccagcacaatcatctcccacatcaagacatcacaaagcctccacatcatgtgccacatgccagtcttctgctggatcactgctacagttctggaggatgtgttgaaaatcagagagggaggagagctgcccaagaccctgactgagatgtacatccacttcctggtggttcagtccaaactgaagaaggtcaagtatgatggaggagctgagacagatccacactggagtccagagagcaggaagatgattgagtctctgggaaaactggcttttgaacagctgcagaaaggcaacctgatcttctatgaatcagacctgacagagtgtggcatcgaTATCAGAATGGCCTCAgtgtactcaggagtgttcacacagatctttaaagaggagagaggactgtaccaggacaaggtgttctgctttgtccatctgagtgttcaggagtttctggctgctcttcatgtccatctgacattcatcacctctggagtcaatctgctggTAGAAGATAGAACATCATCCCAGAAGTCTGAAACAAGAAACAAATCCAAACTCttctaccagagtgctgtggacAAGGCCTTaaagagtccaaatggacacctggacttgttcctccgcttcctcctgggtctttcactgcagaccaatcagactctcctacAAGGTttgctgacacagacaggaagtagctcacagaccaatcaggaaacagttgagtacatcaagaagaagatcagtgagaatctgtctgcagagagaagcatcaatctgttccactgtctgaatgaactgaatgatggttctctagtggaggagatccaacagcACCTGAGATCAGGAAGTCTCTCTACAGCTGAACtttctcctgctcagtggtcagctctggtcttcatcttactgtcatcaggAAAAGATCTGgacgtgtttgacctgaagaaatactctgcttcagaggaggctcttctgaggctgctgccagtggtcaaagcctccaacaaagctct gttgagtggctgtaacctctcagagagaagctgtgaagctctgtcctcagttctcagctcccagtcctctagtctgagagagctagACCTGAGTAACAACAACCCGACAATTTCAGGAGTAGAGCTactgtctgctggactgaagagtccaaactgtacactgaaaactctcag GTTGAGCGGTTGTAAcatctcagagagaagctgtgaagctctgtcctcagttctcagctgccagtcctctagtctgagagagctggatgtGAGGAACAACAACCTGACGATTTCAGTAgaaaagctgctgtttgctgcacTGAAGGGTCCAAACTgtacactggaaactctcag GACTTATGACACAACTTATGAGGACATCATCTCCAAAAGTTCTCTGATCTCTTCAGGATCTCCTGATGTCTACCAGCTGAGACCAAAGGAAGAGAAGTTTGGAACTCtgacaagaaaaactgttggtgagaaaaacctgaacaagaaaaacaaaaccatcttACTTGTAGGTGAAACAGGAGCAGGAAAATCTACTCTGATCAACACTCTGGTCAACTACACCATGGGAGTGAAGTTTGAGGACAACATCTGGTTTGAGATcgtagaagaagagaagaagagaagtcaGTCAGAGAGTCAAACATCAGATGTGATCGTGTACCAGATCTTTGGTTTTGAAGATAAAACTCTGCCCTTCTCTCTGACCATCATCGATACTCCTGGATACGGAGACACCAGAGGGATTgaacatgatgacatcatcactcaAAGATTATCTAACTTCTCCCGCTCAGAAGATGGAGTTCATGAAGTTGATGCAGTGGGTCTGGTGATGAATTCGACTGAGAATCGAGTGAGTGACCGACTGAAGTACATCTTTGATTCAGTGACGTCTCTGTTTGGAAAAGACATTGAGAAGAACATCGTCACTCTCATGACACACTCAGACGGAATAACACCTGACAATGCTCTGAAAGCTCTTGaagctgcaaacattaaatgtgCCATAGACGAGGAGAATCAACccgttcacttcctgtttaataaccgccagaacaaacagagaacaaagaaaacaaagcttcCTTTAGAGAACGCATGGAGGGTAACAGAGACAGGAATGGAAGAATTCACAGACTTCCTGGAAAAATCTAAACCTCAACAGAAGGTCCAGAAACTGGAGGGGATGAAAAGTCGAGTGGATGAAAGAACCACAGCAGGGCTCCG GACTTATAAGGACATCATCTCCAAAAGTTCTCTGATCTCTTCAGGATCTCCTGCTGTCTACCAGCTGAGACCGAAGGAAGAGAAGTTTGGAAATCtgacaagaaaaactgttggtgagaaaaacctgaacaagaaaaacaaaaccatcttACTTGTAGGtgaaacaggaacaggaaaatCTACTCTGATCAACACTCTGCTCAACTACACCATGGGAGTGAAGTTTGACGACAACATCTGGTTTGAGATCGtagaagacaagaagagaagtCAGACAGAGAGTCAGACACCAGATGTGATCGTGTACCAGATCTTTGGTTTTGAAGATAAAACTCTGCCCTTCTCTCTGACCATCATCGATACTCCTGGATACGGAGACACCAGAGGGATTGAACATGATGTCATTGTCAGTCAAAGATTATTTGACTTGTTCCGCTCAGAAGATGGAGTTCATGAAATTGATGCAGTGGGTCTGGTGCTGAAGGCGAGTGAGAAACGACTGAGTGACCGACTGAAGTACATCTTTGATTCAGTGACGTCTCTGTTTGGAAAAGACATTGAGAAGAACATCGTCGCTCTCATCACACACTCAGATGGAATAACACCCGAAGATGCTCTGAAAGCTCTTGAAGATGCAAAcattaaatgtgtcaaaaatgagaagaatcagcccgttcacttcctgtttgataACCGTCAGaccacacagagaacagaggaaacagagttTGCTTTAGAGTTTGCATGGAAGGTAACAGGGAGAGGAATGAAACAATTCACAGACTTCCTGGAAAAATATAAACCACaacaaaaagtccagaaactgGAAGGGATGAAAAGTCGAGAGGATGAAAGAACCAGAGCAGCAATACG GACTTATAACACAACTTATGAGAAAATCATCTCCAAAAGTTCCCTGAGCTCTTCAGGATCTCCTGCTGTCTACCAGCTGAGACCAAAGGAAGAGAAGTTTGGAAATCtgacaagaaaaactgttggtgaaaaaacctga